A part of Streptococcus porcinus genomic DNA contains:
- the nusA gene encoding transcription termination factor NusA yields MSKEMLEAFRILEEEKHINKDDIIEAVTESLKSAYKRRYGQSESCVIEFNEKTGDFQVFSVREVVEEVFDSRLEISLSDALAISSAYELGDKIRFEESVAEFGRVAAQSAKQTIMEKMRRQMREITYNEYKEHEGEIMTGTVERFDQRFIYVNLGSLEAQLSHQDQIPGETFKSHDRIEVYVYKVENNPKGVNVFVSRSHPEFIKRIMEQEIPEVFDGTVEIMSVSREAGDRTKVAVRSHNPNVDAIGTIVGRGGSNIKKVISKFHPKRYDAKTGIEIPVEENIDVIQWVDDPAEFIYNAIAPAEVDMVLFDEIDSKRATVVVPDSKLSLAIGRRGQNVRLAAHLTGYRIDIKSASEYDALETEQEHVNTSEEVEQVLPATEEE; encoded by the coding sequence CAAAGAAATGCTAGAAGCCTTCCGTATTTTGGAAGAAGAAAAACACATTAACAAGGACGATATTATTGAAGCCGTTACAGAATCTTTAAAGTCTGCTTATAAGAGACGTTATGGTCAATCAGAGTCGTGTGTGATTGAGTTTAATGAAAAAACTGGTGACTTTCAGGTCTTTTCAGTCCGTGAAGTTGTCGAAGAAGTTTTTGATAGTCGTTTAGAAATTAGCTTAAGCGATGCCTTAGCTATCAGTTCCGCATATGAATTAGGAGATAAAATTCGTTTTGAAGAATCGGTAGCTGAATTTGGTCGTGTTGCAGCACAATCTGCTAAGCAAACGATTATGGAAAAAATGCGTCGCCAAATGCGTGAAATCACCTACAATGAATATAAAGAGCATGAAGGTGAAATCATGACAGGGACAGTTGAACGTTTTGATCAACGTTTCATTTATGTGAATTTAGGATCACTTGAAGCGCAGCTATCACACCAAGATCAAATTCCAGGAGAAACTTTCAAATCTCATGACCGTATTGAAGTCTATGTTTATAAAGTTGAAAATAATCCGAAAGGTGTTAATGTTTTTGTAAGTAGGAGTCACCCAGAATTTATCAAACGCATCATGGAACAAGAAATTCCAGAAGTGTTTGATGGCACGGTGGAGATCATGAGTGTCTCACGTGAAGCTGGTGATCGGACAAAGGTAGCTGTAAGAAGTCATAATCCAAACGTTGACGCCATCGGAACCATTGTAGGGCGTGGTGGAAGTAACATCAAAAAAGTTATTAGTAAATTTCATCCGAAACGTTACGATGCCAAGACAGGAATTGAAATTCCAGTAGAAGAAAACATTGATGTGATTCAATGGGTAGACGATCCAGCAGAATTTATCTATAATGCGATTGCTCCCGCTGAAGTTGATATGGTTCTTTTTGATGAAATAGATAGTAAACGTGCAACAGTTGTGGTACCTGATAGTAAATTATCTCTTGCAATTGGACGTAGGGGTCAAAATGTTCGCTTAGCAGCCCATTTAACGGGTTATCGTATTGATATTAAATCAGCTAGTGAATATGATGCACTAGAAACTGAACAGGAACACGTCAACACTTCAGAAGAAGTAGAACAAGTTTTACCAGCGACTGAGGAAGAATAA
- the rnpM gene encoding RNase P modulator RnpM has protein sequence MPKVKKIPLRKSLVSGEIIDKRDLLRVVKTKEGDIFIDPTGKKNGRGAYIKLDNQEAIMAKKKQVFNRNFAIDVPESFYDELIAYVEHKVKRRELGLE, from the coding sequence ATGCCTAAAGTAAAAAAAATACCTTTACGTAAGTCATTAGTTTCGGGCGAAATTATTGATAAAAGAGATTTGCTTCGCGTTGTAAAAACCAAGGAAGGTGATATTTTTATAGATCCAACAGGTAAGAAAAATGGTCGCGGAGCCTATATTAAGCTTGATAATCAGGAAGCAATTATGGCTAAAAAGAAACAAGTCTTTAATCGTAATTTTGCCATTGATGTACCTGAAAGTTTTTATGATGAATTGATAGCTTATGTAGAACACAAAGTTAAAAGAAGAGAGTTAGGCCTTGAATAA
- a CDS encoding YlxQ-related RNA-binding protein has translation MNNLERLANLIGLAQRAGKVVSGEELVVKAIQNQNVQLVFLANDAGPNVTKKITDKSKYYNVEVSTVLNALELSSALGKARKVVAIADAGFSKKMRTLME, from the coding sequence TTGAATAATTTAGAAAGATTGGCTAATCTCATTGGTCTAGCGCAACGAGCTGGAAAAGTTGTTTCTGGGGAAGAATTGGTTGTTAAAGCCATTCAAAATCAAAACGTTCAGCTTGTTTTTCTAGCAAACGATGCCGGACCAAATGTAACTAAAAAGATTACAGATAAAAGTAAGTATTATAATGTAGAAGTCTCCACAGTGTTAAATGCACTGGAATTAAGTTCTGCTCTTGGTAAAGCGCGAAAAGTGGTTGCCATAGCGGATGCTGGATTTTCAAAGAAAATGAGGACTCTTATGGAATAG